The window tatttggactGTGGAATTCTGCAAGAGAAACTAAACCCTGCTGTGGTGAGTGAGCGCGCTAAAATAAGCCCACGTATTCAGTAATACATCCTGTGCTCTTCATTAAATCCCCTATACTGTTAGGTGTCGCTCTACCTACTGGTTCTGACTGCGAAATTAGTAGTTGTTTTCTTGGACTGTGTTGTTCTCAAAATAGCAAATAACCCCTTCCTGCAGAGATGGCAGCTGTCAGGTTGCAGACTTGACAGCGACTCTTGGATTTAAGACATGTAAAGACTGCAGACAGATGAGGGTCAATGAGTAACCAAAGGAGTGGCTATGACAGTCTGCATGACTCACCTTTTACAACTCCACCACTGCTGATGTCAGTGCACATGGGGTTTTGACCGATTGCAAAAGACACTGTAATTATTCGGTCTGTGTGTATGCAAACTGAACTGGCGATCGGTTGCTAGAAGTTTTGCAGTGCTACATACTAGATGTACAATAATAAATCTTAACTTTTGAGTAGGGGTGGGCAAATATGGTTGAAATCTGTCACATTATACATGATTTGAtgttgaaattttattttttatcattgtgACACTGTATATTTTCTGAAATCATATCAACTAACCAGATGGAAATGTCTGTTTAAAGCTAATTCGGTGAATGAAATACGTAAAAACAAGTCATATTAATGCAAAAAATCCTGTGAAATCTAATAGTACCATGTGCACTCTGCTCATTAATCTGCAACTTTTATCACAATGACCTAATGCAACTAGAGAtgttaaaatatactgtatgtgtatatatatactgtatgtgtatatatatatatgttaaaatatactgtatgtgtatatatatatatatatatatatatatatatatatatatatatatacacatacagtatattttaacaTCTCTAGTTGCATTAGGTCATTGTGATAAAAGTTGCAGATTAATGAGCAGAGTGCACATGGTACTATTAGATTTCACAGGATTTTTTGCATTAATATGACTTGTTTTTACGTATTTCATTCACCGAATTAGCTTTAAACAGACATTTCCAtctggtatatatatatatatatatgtataaatcttaacagtttttctgttcattttataGTATATATGCCATCATATTGTCCTTCCCTTGTCTCTGAGTGTAATAATCTTCACACCAGTAATGATAAATCTTGTATTTCCGTAGATGCTTTGTTGGCGGACCTTGAGTCCACAACATCCCACATTTCCAAGCGCCCGCTCTTCCTGTCTGACGAGACCGCCTACTCCTTCCCTGTTGGGGATCAGACCCAGCAAGACATCTGCTCTCCACCTGCTCCCACTGAGCAAACCCTGAACGGACTAGATGAAACAGAGGTAAATGTGCACTGTACATATAGTGTATATGTCTTGGGCATGATGTGAATGACTTAAatagaggtttttttttgggggggggggctcaccTGGTAGACAGTGTACCACATAGGCTTGGTCCTAACagcagcggccatgggttcaaGTCTGGctcggccctttgctgcatgtcagacccatctctctctccctgacgtTCCTCTCATAATTTACTCATAAATAAAGGTTCGTGTAAATTAGGTGATCCCTTTGTGAATGGTCCTCTGCATACTCTGCTCAGTCCTTCAGCCCAGCCCAGAGAAATCCCTGGTCTAGAGATAGCAGCAGTCCAACCCAACCCACTGGTGAAGAGGACCACGTATACAGGTAGGATTCACAATAACTTGTCTTTGGGGAAATAGATCATTTAATTTGGTACCGTGGTTGTCAACAACCTCTACCACTTTTTGCCTGTTATAGGGAGGGGATTAACGCTGGTGACATAGTGTTTCTATTTCACTTCAACAGTTTGACACATAAGAAAAATTAGGCCATGATAAGTATTGGTTCTTCTCTCTACTCTGTACAGTTTTCCTAATAAGCAGAAGAATAGTGAGTCATCAGCAGTTGCAATGAACTCATCTTTGGGCAGCAACCTGTCTGAGTTGGACCGCCTGCTGTTGGAGCTCAATGCTGTCCAGCAAAGCACTCCTGCCTTTGCCACAGAAGGTACACAAAGAGATTCATGTACAATTCATAAAATATTCTCTTGTTACTCTGCAAGATGTCACCATCagatttttgtgttattttattttttgttttatttgttattttgttgtccTGCACTTTTTTATTATAATCTAAGCACGAGATGTGTGTGAGATTCATTTGGCTTTTCTTTCCTGTAATAGAAGAAGCAGCTCCACCACTGCCTGCCAGCAGTATCATCCACCACATCCACGAGAATGGAGTCTCTACTGCTGGCAAGGCTGTACCACCTGTGATGGAGAAGCCCAAACGCAGTGCGACAGCTCGTGGAATAGAGGATGTACGACCAAGTGTAGAGAGCCTCCTAGATGAGCTGGAAAGTTCTGTGCCCTCACCCATGTAAGACACAGATTGTTAcagcaagaaaataaattatgcCAACGTGTGAAGACGTTTTTGATTACTGCTCAACAATGTTTTGCTTTAGGGGGTTTTGTAGTTTTTGGTTTAACGCTAAATTGATTgtgctcttttcttctttagtCCCACACCTTTGGTGGTGTCAGACGAACAAACCGATGGCCAAGAGGAAACACCAGCACAGCAGCAAGCCAGAATGTCTGCCTCCTCTGCCACACGTGAGCTGGACGAGCTCATGGCGTCCCTGTCTGACTTTAAAGTCCAAAGCAATGTGAGTACAGGTCACAAGTGGATACAGTTTGGGGCTCTGCAGTTTGCACAGTTGATTGAAGATATtttttggctgtgtgtgtgtgtgtgtgtgtgtgtgtgtgtgtgtgtgtgtgtgtgtgtgtgtgtgtgtgtgtgagtgtaactGTGACTGTTTACGACTCTGCTGACCATGTTTACGGGTTTGCACAACTGTTAAATTAATTGTAGAAACGGATAGGATCAGACTgattttgttcagtgtttttgtttttcgaTAAATtggttgctgctgctggcagtGTTCCACAGCAGGAGTTTTCCTACAACAGACACTCTGCTGTTTCACATCACATCTTCATCAGCATTTTTCACACACTACACATACAAAAACTACTTTAAATTGTTGTCACTCAACAAAATCATGTTAAAGGTTTTGTTATGCCTTGTTTGAATGACTGTCCAATTTGTTTCAAGCTTGCAATCATAGAGCAAGTTGTGGAGTTTACGCAGCAAAAGCAGCATCTGAACATCATTTTTGGTTGGTTTTATTCTTAATGTGTCAAAGAAAAAGTGTTCAACACCCTAGTCACATTTGATAATTGAGGTGATTGTGTCCGGCCCCTGCATGTCCGAGGGAAACAGTCAAGACTTAATTTGGTAAAATAAGCTGAAGTTTTTTCATattatgttaatttttttttgttgaattttataAAGGATTACTTTTGAAACAAGACAATTGAGAGGGGTCTGCCCTCGCtgggttttgtgtgtgagacTATTATTCATTCCCTTCATTCTCAATCTGTTTTTCctgatctctttctcttttctctaccactgtgtgtgtcttgtctTTGTATGTACATTGCATTCATGACATCATTGCTCTCGATTCAGTCTGGCTCTCAGTTGTCTCTAAATCAGGAAGCAGTAGACACCTCACTGGTAGCTGGTTCACCAGTTGTCCAAGCAGTAACTGCCCCATCTATAAATTCCCATGCTGGCTCAGTGGATACTCTTCTACTTTCTAGTCACACTACTCCCTCCTGCACCCCTGTCCCACTGGAACTCCATATAGATGAAGACGGTTGTTCGGCCCCTTCAACTTCAGCTGGTTCCACTGTAGTAATTGTAACATCCAAGTACTCCCAGATCCAACAGAAAGATGATGGTGTCAGTGTTACTTCTGAGATCTCTCATGTGAAGAGCCTCAGTGTCTCCAGTACCCAAAAGCCCACAAGTCAACCAGAAGTCAGTTCTACACAGATATCAGCCACTAAAGTCATTGGTTGTAAAGTCTCATGTCCACCTGGAAAGAGTTTAAGTCCAATTACTGTTGGCAGAAGTTCTAGTCCAGGCCCTGCTGCTCAGAGCTCCAGTCAAGTGGTTGTTTCCAAGAGTCCTAGTCCTGTTATTGTGTCTAAAAACCCCAGTCCCATTCTTAGAGCCAAGAGTCCTAGTCCACCTGATCTTAAATATTATAATCTAAGTCAGTCTTACAAGAGTCCAAATTCAGTTCCCACTTGTCATAGTCCAGAAGCAACTGCAAACAATCAAAGTCCCGTGATAGTGGCAACAACTACAGGAACAGTGCCAAAGACTGCGAATCCAGTTACAGTTCCAAGGCTTTCAAGTCCAATACCAAAAAGCACAAGTCCTGTGACAATCCCTTATATCTCTAGTTCACCAACTGTACCCAACAATTCTAGTCCTTGCCCAATAATACTACCAAGACTTTCAAGTCCAATAACAGTTCCCAAGAGTCCCGCTTCAGtcattagaaaaacacacacagttccagGCACTAGCAGCCCCAGAGCTTCACCAGTTTCACTTGCTGCTGTGCTACCAAATAGTCTGTCTCCCCAACCCACAGAAAAACAGGCAGGCGAGGTACTGGATTTAACATGGCCATGCCGGGAGCCTTTATTGGATGATGCTTTAGACAAACTCTTAGCCCCCAACTCACCCCACTTGGATGAGAACCAGCCACCTGCTTCTGTTATGCTTGGAGATGAAGACAGATCTTGGGAGGAGGAAGACGGAGTTTACCCCGATCTGAGCCGAGATGGAACGTTGACCCCCATGACTGAGTCCAGCTGGATGGACGAGTGTTTCACCCCCTCCACCTGCCCCGGGACACCAGATGCAACGCTGGACCTGCCCGTACAGCAGCCCTCTGCTGTAGAGCGACTATCTGCTTCTGGCCAAGTAGGAGGCTCAACTGAACTCTTCCAAAATAAGTTGCTGGCATAAAGCTAGAGAGGCTTTAGGACCCCTTGCTGTCTTTCTGCCGATTTGGCCATGTGGCCTAAGATATCAATTACCTCTGACAATAACGGCAGGATGGCTGTGTCAGATGATTGCTCAAGCAGAATGTGTCTCTAGTCGCTAAGACAAGCTTATTTTGGGAGAGCAGCTCCTACAAATACTCCTGGAGCTGTGCAATCGTACAGAAGTGCCTTGGTGTGGAGAAATTCCTCCATCTCTGTGGTGTGATGCATGTGTTGTCATTGCATAGCAATTACAAAATGGCTTGAGGGAGAAGTCTCCCTGTAGAAATTATTTGTGGCTGAAAGGATGTCTACGCACGCCCCTACTTGCTTCAGTCGACATTGCTGTGTTAGTCACTGGGCTTGACCGATCATGTTTACACAACCGACGAATGATgcaaagatgtgtttttaatcactgaCTGTGTCAATTCAATAAGATGACGTTAAGACTCCACAGGCGagtgaatattttttgtttttgctaatGTATAAGAACctgtatatacaatataaaacaaaaaaacctgtaagatctttgcttttttgacctttggccttGCCTTGGCATGTGTAGACCTTTGTGAAAGCATTTTGTGATAGGCTTGTGCTGTCCCCACAGCCACTTTCCAGCATGTCACGCCACAGATTCCTGAATATTTTTTAAGTAGACTTGATGGTAGAGAATGGATTTGAATGGAAGGCTGTGCTAAGCTTCGCCAAGAAAAATCGATCAAACGCACAAGTGCCCGACAAAAATTCCAGAGCATTTTGACAAAGCCAGCGCTTGAACATTTTTGCCACTTGAATGCAACATCCTGTGTTGGGCCTGTCCTGCTTGTGTTCGTAACCCAGCACAGACTTTCTGGTGAATGGCACAACCCCAGCTTCCCACGCCTCCTTATTATCTGCTCTCCAGCTCAAGTCAGTTATCCACCGCACCAAAGAGACCTCCAATGTGCATCCGATGTACAGGGAGGGACTGCTGCGACGTAAAATGGGGCCGATCATAGTGAATAAAAGCAACTCGCAAGACCGACTCATTGAGGAGCTGCAGGGGAAACTGGGGATAGGGCAAGTGGAGCGCTGCCGCAAACAACAGCCAGATGATTGGCTGACGGAGGGAGTCATCGTCATGTCCAACCCACAGCGAACACGTGAAGAAGTGGCCCAGCCATCTAAGGTAGACATTAGAAGTGGACAGTAGTCAGTGCTATTCCTGGACCACATTAAACCAAGAGTTGGAAATTATATAtcgttttgtgtttttttttttaattcatgtttttggCCTGTTTTTTCTGGACTGAACTCAAATATGCAATTTATCGATATCATTTATCGCTCATTGAGGCATTCATCACCATTTCCTTTTCTTCGTCctgaccttttttttatatcttatctgtttgctctcctctctttgctgtttcctttttccttctttctcccaGATCATCCTCCCTCCTGAATCACCTGCCCCACAGAGAAAAGTCCTGTCCCCTCCACAATCTCCCCCAGCACCCAAAAAGCTACGCCCAGTTAAGCAGACTCCTCCGCCACTACCTCCTCCCCCTCcgacgcctcctcctcctcaagaacccacccctccaccccccaaaGAGCCAACTCCTCCCCCAAGGGAGCCCGCACCTCCCCCTGTCCAGCCCCCCCCTTCACCTAGCCCCCCTCCTAAACCTGTCACGCCACCtccgcctccacctccacctctgcctcCCAAAATCTTTGTATCAGTGGGATGTCAGACCGAGTACGACCCCATCTTCCCACCAATGCAGGCACGGATCacttctcctcatctctccctctcctcttctctgacCTCATACTGTCTTtccactttctctcacacttGAACTGTTTGACTCTCTTGTCTGCTTTGTACTCTGACTTTGAGTCATTTTACTTGAATGAGTTTGCAggttagttatttatttatttacttacttatttGGTCCAAATCCAAGCAGTTGCACCACTGTATTACAGTGAGCTAGAGACTTTGTCTTGTCCTTGGCTCTGTTTTTTGACCCCCTTCTTGTTCATTGATGCCAAGTTTCAGTCGGTCGCATCTCTAAAACTTTGTCTGAAATCCAGTCAGTCCAGGTTATGGGGGGTGCTGACATTCGGGCAAATGGGACTGAGCCCCCTTTTCTAATTCTGTCATGTGATGGCGCCAAGAGCTGTGTGTTCAGAGAGGAGTGGAGTGGAGAGTTTAATAGCTTAAAGGCAAGCAGAGTGTAACCCCCCCCCATGTTCCCGCTACACTAACTGTCCTGCCATGCACAGGAATGGTAGGCTCTCAGTGCAACTGAAACCTAATCTGCCACATGACAGCGCAGTTACCACCACAATTATAGCATCTCCCACAGGACTTCCGTCAACAGGTCCCACTAGGTTAGCATGTCCTTGTTGAATGCCATGCGCCATCTGATTGATGTGCACAGATGATTGACATGAGAAACGTATTATATACGTCCAAGTCAAGGGTCCGTTGAGAGGCCTGGTTATTTTATTTGGTCAAAGGTAAGGTGGgtcatttatttgtgtgtgtgttcaatgtGTGCGtcagcgcgtgtgtgtgcgtgtgtgtgtgtgtgtgtgtgtgagagagagagaatacatAGAGCAGAGATgctattttctctctcagtggaACGCAGGAGTCATGAAGCTCCAATGACCACACCATTTGAGAAGGTCTGTGTATGCTTACATTACAGAAGCCAAATGCATCTCGATACACATTCACAGTCATCATCAAACCCTGCAGACATGGATTACGTTTGATCAAGACATACTTAGTCACGGTTAAAATGTTCATTAGCTTTGTCATGCAGTTTGATACTCATATGTACAACATATTTTCTGTATcaactgtaaatatttcattccTAATAAGAGTAAACAGGTCGTTTTTGTCTCTTCGTCTCTGTTGCGGCATAGACCTGTGACTGAATACCACAAGCTTCTCTGTAGCAGTATTGACTCCTTTGCCATTTATTATAAgccatttctgttgttttgacaACCCCCTGTACTGTACATCTGAATggtataatgaaaacaatccgGGTCTTCCATCTCCAACAGATCCAGTCCCAGGGAAAGACATCTCCTACCGCGCCAAAACCAGCCAACAAGCTGGACAACATGCTGGGAAGCCTGCAGTCAGACCTCAACAGACTCGGAGTCCAGACTGTGGCTAAGGGTGTCTGTGGCGCCTGCAAGAAACCCATTGTTGGACAGGTGATGATAATATTGAATCATATAAGTCAGTTCACTGTCAAACAAAACTTAAGTTGGTATACATGCGAAATAAAAACGTGGATGTGTTTAGATATGAGTGTATATACAGTTAATATATTGTGAAGCAAGTGAAACATAATTTAGAATACCCAATAGACCTATATAACATCATCatagctgtttttgtttttttttgataatgtaGTGAAAGGAAGATGCACACTTGCAAACTAATGTGCCCAAGTTGGATGGGTTGTGTAGTGTTGGCTCATGCTCGCTCATTGCTTAAGGTCAAAGCCACTCAATCCATCaataatttaacttttcatttaccTGGCAACCAGTAGTTTGAGCAATATAAAGAATTGCAGCATATATTCAGCATTTTATTAAGTGTAACTTTGCAAAAGCATTTGTGTGAAGACAACGTTGTCACAAGCTTAAATTAAACTGGTTTAACTGTAACTAAGGGGAGGGTATTGTTCTCTCACTGGACTACACTGAATGTATTTCCTGggaataaaattacattaaaatgaactgGATTATCAAAAAGCCAAAAATGGATGTGTAAaactttttgtcttttgacaTCTCATTGAGTTATGAGATCTGCATCTGCCGCTGTGTGCAATACCCCATTTGCTTCTTGCATGCAAGGCTGCAGTGATTTTCTCTGCTGAGCCAGGGCTCTCCCCTAGCAGCTCATTTCAATTTAATGCACTGTGTCTCCCCGCACCAGGTGGTGACTGCCATGGGCAGAACGTGGCACCCCGAGCACTTTGTGTGCACCCACTGCCAGGAGGAGATAGGCTCCAGGAACTTCTTTGAGCGAGATGGACAGCCTTACTGTGAGAAAGACTACCACAGCCTGTTCTCACCACGATGCCACTACTGTAATGGACCCATACTGGATGTTAGTAATGcatgcattaacacacacacacacgtgtacacacacacacacacacacacacacacacacaaacaaacacatacagaaacatatATACATGTGGGTGgataatgatatttatttattcataacttAATGGATTAGGGCCTTTCTGGAAAAATTGCTATATGTCAGAAATTGTCGAAATCTttctctgacagacacacacacacacacacacacacacacacacacacacacagtcctatCTGTAGTAGAAGGGAAGTGACTTCTAGTTGTGTTACGAATGCAGACAGACTTAATGCATCTGTCCATGTCACTGCATGCTCTCCTCGCACTTGTCAGCGCTCAGTCATATCTTCATAGTGACACACGCCCCTcggatgttttcagtgtttgcgCTTACACGCACACtcacgcacatacacactcacgcacacacacatacagtgcatacAGTGCCAGAGGTGCTGGAAGGGAAGTAGATAGTGGAACTTGGACTTTAGCCTGGGGAAAGGCCAACTTGAATCACTGCCAAGGGCTCCTGATTCATCCTTGCAGtgtgcttcacacacacacacacacacacacacacacacacacacacacacacaattacgCAATTACTCAAACCGTAACCATAACCACTACTTGCCTAAACCCTaaccttaaaacatgtcttcatcttaaaatgtgaaatatcagaATCGATGTGAATGTGCGAGTATTTATATTTACTACTAATACTTAATTACAGaagatacatatatatatatatatatatatatatatatatatatctccctcaaaaaaaaaatccttctttTTCATCATTGCAACCCCTGGTGGCAAAGTCGAGAATCACTTCTGCACCCAGGTGTATGGGGGGTTTACACTGAGAAATTCTTACTCTGCTTCAGAAACTGACGTAGTTGTGGATGTTTTGAAATCTTGTTGTTGTTACATGGACAGTATGAGTGTGCGTCTAGCTGAAGCTGCTGAGAAATGCTATCAGGCCTGGAAAACATGAGCTAACAGTCATAGTATTCCAGCACCTCCTACACTGCCTCTGTGGCCTTTGTCTGCCCTCTCCTGGCTTCCCACTCACTGATGTATTCATTTCTCCCCTAATGACAGACATGCAGGATAATATGTTTGAGTGTAACATGAGAAATCATATTTATGGGTCACACCTTAAGGAGAGGGTGAATGTTTAACCGTTTGCTTCACCTTTGTTTCACAGAAAGTAGTGACTGCTTTGGACAAGACTTGGCATCCAGAGCACTTTTTCTGTGCCCAGTGTGGAGCCTTTTTTGGACCAGAAGGTAACAGCCGCTCATCAGTTAAGAGCACAGCACTCAGTTTGTGTAGCCTCAGAGCAGTGTTGAATTTTTCATTGCTTAAAGAAGTGTGCAGAGAGTCAGCGTGTGTCTTTGCTGCCCTCTAGGTTTCCATGAGAAGGATGGGAAGGCGTTTTGCAGAAAGGACTACTTTGACATGTTTGCCCCTAAATGTGGTGGCTGTGCCCGTGCCATCCTGGAGAACTACATCTCTGCTCTCAACTCTCTGTGGCACCCTGAATGCTTCGTCTGCAGGGTGAGTCGCTCGTCATTCTCTACTGAGTTTGGCCATTTCGTGTCAACCTATTATCATAAATCCTacctcttctcttctgattcTGCAGGAGTGCTTCACGCCATTCATAAACGGCAGCTTCTTCGACCACGAGGGCCAGCCGTACTGCGAGGCGCATTACCACGAGCGACGCGGCTCGCTGTGCTCTGGCTGCCAGAAGCCCATCACCGGCCGCTGCATCACGGCCATGGGCAAGAAGTTCCACCCGGAGCATTTTGTGTGCGCTTTCTGCCTCAAGCAGCTTAACAAAGGCACCTTCAAGGAGCAGAATGACAAGCCCTACTGCCACGGCTGCTTTGTTAAACTCTTCAGTTAGACtgcgtttctgtgtgtgaatgtgtgtgtacacgtctGCAGACGTTTATTCTCGTGTCTAAAtgcacatgtgagtgtgtgtgcactggcGTGTCTCGCACGTATGAGTCAGTGAGGTGGTTTTCAAGACAGAGGGTGTTAATGCACTGGTGGATAACATCAGAAAGATGGGAAACGACTGACTATTGACTCTTGACACTGAAGGGACTTCCCTGGCTGTCCAACCTCTCAGGCTTGGCATTTCACACTTTTGCTAAACATTTTTAAGAGAGCCCAAAGAGATTTTTATTTAGAGGTTTATTTCCCCTTGTGCGTGTGTACATATAGATGCGTATGAGAGAAGTTGCAGGACTTCCTCAGAGCTGTGTAAATGATTTTATTCCCCTATTGCAGGGCAAGACCTTGCACCATGTGgtggttttacagtttgcaGGTATGAGACAGCTGCTTGATTGCATGGACCACAGAGAATTGACTTCAtcagttttaaaatatgttgAGTGTTGAATACCCAGTGCTCGGCCAATGAGTGTTAATCTATGaaaaagatgtatttttgtagcTTTGGAAATAATTGGGGTGCCATTTAaaataaccatgacaacactccatatgtacatgcacacagacacacactggacTCCGTCTACACATCTTTAAAATACCAGTTCAAACTCTCTGCACACTCCAACCACAGATCTCTTGATGAGACCGTCTTAAAGGTGCATTTTACAAGTTACTGTCATCAAGATATCAGTTCTTATTTTTCTACTGttttactattaaaaaaaaaaaaaaaaaacccagatgTTTTCTCAGTTTCAGCATGCAGTAAATTCACGTGTGCTTGTGTAACCTCACTGTTTCCCATTGGAAGTGAACTCAGTCATTAGGAAAATAACCtcactgaacttttttttttcatgtcgcAACTTgaaactttgtttttactttactactgcaaagtgtgtgttcaattacattaaaaatgttcaaatgaa is drawn from Seriola aureovittata isolate HTS-2021-v1 ecotype China chromosome 2, ASM2101889v1, whole genome shotgun sequence and contains these coding sequences:
- the LOC130175534 gene encoding mucin-2-like isoform X1, producing the protein MDDLDALLADLESTTSHISKRPLFLSDETAYSFPVGDQTQQDICSPPAPTEQTLNGLDETESFSPAQRNPWSRDSSSPTQPTGEEDHVYSFPNKQKNSESSAVAMNSSLGSNLSELDRLLLELNAVQQSTPAFATEEEAAPPLPASSIIHHIHENGVSTAGKAVPPVMEKPKRSATARGIEDVRPSVESLLDELESSVPSPIPTPLVVSDEQTDGQEETPAQQQARMSASSATRELDELMASLSDFKVQSNSGSQLSLNQEAVDTSLVAGSPVVQAVTAPSINSHAGSVDTLLLSSHTTPSCTPVPLELHIDEDGCSAPSTSAGSTVVIVTSKYSQIQQKDDGVSVTSEISHVKSLSVSSTQKPTSQPEVSSTQISATKVIGCKVSCPPGKSLSPITVGRSSSPGPAAQSSSQVVVSKSPSPVIVSKNPSPILRAKSPSPPDLKYYNLSQSYKSPNSVPTCHSPEATANNQSPVIVATTTGTVPKTANPVTVPRLSSPIPKSTSPVTIPYISSSPTVPNNSSPCPIILPRLSSPITVPKSPASVIRKTHTVPGTSSPRASPVSLAAVLPNSLSPQPTEKQAGEVLDLTWPCREPLLDDALDKLLAPNSPHLDENQPPASVMLGDEDRSWEEEDGVYPDLSRDGTLTPMTESSWMDECFTPSTCPGTPDATLDLPVQQPSAVERLSASGQLKSVIHRTKETSNVHPMYREGLLRRKMGPIIVNKSNSQDRLIEELQGKLGIGQVERCRKQQPDDWLTEGVIVMSNPQRTREEVAQPSKIILPPESPAPQRKVLSPPQSPPAPKKLRPVKQTPPPLPPPPPTPPPPQEPTPPPPKEPTPPPREPAPPPVQPPPSPSPPPKPVTPPPPPPPPLPPKIFVSVGCQTEYDPIFPPMQIQSQGKTSPTAPKPANKLDNMLGSLQSDLNRLGVQTVAKGVCGACKKPIVGQVVTAMGRTWHPEHFVCTHCQEEIGSRNFFERDGQPYCEKDYHSLFSPRCHYCNGPILDKVVTALDKTWHPEHFFCAQCGAFFGPEGFHEKDGKAFCRKDYFDMFAPKCGGCARAILENYISALNSLWHPECFVCRECFTPFINGSFFDHEGQPYCEAHYHERRGSLCSGCQKPITGRCITAMGKKFHPEHFVCAFCLKQLNKGTFKEQNDKPYCHGCFVKLFS
- the LOC130175534 gene encoding paxillin-like isoform X2, with protein sequence MDDLDALLADLESTTSHISKRPLFLSDETAYSFPVGDQTQQDICSPPAPTEQTLNGLDETESFSPAQRNPWSRDSSSPTQPTGEEDHVYSFPNKQKNSESSAVAMNSSLGSNLSELDRLLLELNAVQQSTPAFATEEEAAPPLPASSIIHHIHENGVSTAGKAVPPVMEKPKRSATARGIEDVRPSVESLLDELESSVPSPIPTPLVVSDEQTDGQEETPAQQQARMSASSATRELDELMASLSDFKVQSNIQSQGKTSPTAPKPANKLDNMLGSLQSDLNRLGVQTVAKGVCGACKKPIVGQVVTAMGRTWHPEHFVCTHCQEEIGSRNFFERDGQPYCEKDYHSLFSPRCHYCNGPILDKVVTALDKTWHPEHFFCAQCGAFFGPEGFHEKDGKAFCRKDYFDMFAPKCGGCARAILENYISALNSLWHPECFVCRECFTPFINGSFFDHEGQPYCEAHYHERRGSLCSGCQKPITGRCITAMGKKFHPEHFVCAFCLKQLNKGTFKEQNDKPYCHGCFVKLFS